In Ailuropoda melanoleuca isolate Jingjing chromosome 4, ASM200744v2, whole genome shotgun sequence, the following proteins share a genomic window:
- the SERTAD2 gene encoding SERTA domain-containing protein 2, whose amino-acid sequence MLGKGEKRKFDEHEDGLEGKIMSPSDGPSKVSYTLQRQTIFNISLMKLYNHRPLTEPSLQKTVLINNMLRRIQEELKQEGSLRPVFAAAASPPPDSLSDSYREAPPALSAPAPPPPALAGDLGSTTPLEACLTPASLLEDDDDHTFCTSPAPPPAAPARLSAPAPLPEKDSFSSALDEIEELCPTSTSPGAAAAAPDSSRGGSGAPGGPRPDDPKLMDSLPGNFEITTSTGFLTDLTLDDILFADIDTSMYDFDPCTSAAGTASKMAPVSADDLLKTLAPYSSQPVAPSQPFKMDLTELDHIMEVLVGS is encoded by the coding sequence ATGTTGGGTAAAGGAGAAAAACGGAAGTTTGATGAGCATGAAGATGGGCTGGAAGGCAAAATCATGTCTCCCTCCGATGGTCCATCCAAGGTGTCTTACACCTTACAGCGCCAGACTATCTTCAACATTTCCCTTATGAAACTCTACAACCACAGGCCCCTCACCGAGCCCAGCTTGCAAAAGACCGTTCTGATCAACAACATGTTGCGTCGGATCCAGGAGGAGCTCAAACAGGAAGGCAGCCTGAGGCCGGTGTTCGCCGCCGCCGCCTCGCCCCCGCCCGACTCGCTGAGCGACAGCTACCGGGAGGCGCCGCCCGCCCTCAGCGcccccgcgccgccgccgcccgcgcTCGCCGGCGACCTCGGAAGCACTACGCCCCTGGAGGCCTGCCTCACGCCCGCCTCGCTGCTCGAGGACGACGACGACCACACGTTTTGCACTTCCCCGGCCCCGCCGCCCGCGGCTCCCGCCAGACTCTCGGCGCCAGCGCCGCTGCCGGAGAAGGACAGCTTCTCCTCCGCCCTGGACGAGATCGAGGAGCTCTGTCCCACATCTACCTCCCCAGGGGCCGCCGCGGCAGCGCCGGACAGCTCCAGAGGGGGCTCCGGCGCGCCGGGCGGCCCGAGGCCCGACGACCCGAAGCTGATGGACTCTCTGCCCGGGAACTTTGAAATCACGACGTCCACGGGCTTTCTGACGGACCTGACCCTGGACGACATCCTGTTTGCCGACATCGACACGTCCATGTATGACTTCGACCCCTGCACGTCGGCGGCGGGGAcggcctccaagatggccccagtGTCGGCCGACGACCTCCTCAAGACTCTGGCGCCCTACAGCAGTCAGCCGGTGGCCCCGAGTCAGCCTTTCAAAATGGACCTCACGGAGCTGGACCACATCATGGAGGTGCTGGTCGGCTCCTAA